In Gossypium arboreum isolate Shixiya-1 chromosome 6, ASM2569848v2, whole genome shotgun sequence, the following are encoded in one genomic region:
- the LOC108484004 gene encoding ubiquitin carboxyl-terminal hydrolase 18-like: MHVGGITLDLNWFLQFIFTLFIFAFVALRLLKNTASKYFEVDANLDQDQPMPSIPMDADHFPCAVCSNPAFKKCSRCKSVRYCSSACQQVDWKDGHKTKCKVNSTQTTTTKPFSGVALVPVSGTSKIIKKPRKVLFPYDEFVKLFNWEKPGFPPCGLLNCGNSCFANVVLQCLVSTRPLVAYLLEKGHRKECRRNDWCFMCEFQTHVERSRQSLHPFSPINILSRLPNIGGNLGYGRQEDAHEFMRFAIDTMQSVCLDEFGGEKAVDRNSQETTLIQHIFGGHLQSQVICTNCNKISNQYENMMDLTVEIHGDASSLEECLDQFTVKEWLHGDNMYKCDGCNDYVKAWKRLTIRWAPNILTIALKRFQSGRFGKLNKRVSFPETLDLSPYMSESEDGDDSNIYKLYAVVVHVDMLNASFFGHYICYTKDFSGNWYRIDDCKVARAELEEVLSQGAYMLLYSRVSARPSCLRTSGINSEADHCSKEQIEYVPGKESISSPSRRLSLSMNGSLHSEVPRREIGSSIGMNVDVVPGHENGDVANSTPSLSKEVSSKENGSCFQIDLGAIRTNGQDRDSVNSIAVRENVENMDWTSSQPCSSNTKEVPSCDKDLSSEAEREAENTRMVEVKPQYLPVSKEIKSCEQDPLVAINYVKGDSEDINMANSESNSSIAGDNSLKHEVLIQGSETFGREWGKES, from the exons ATGCATGTCGGCGGAATAACGTTGGATCTGAATTGGTTCCTGCAATTCATTTTCACGCTCTTCATTTTCGCATTTGTGGCTCTTCGCTTGCTGAAGAACACGGCGTCGAAATACTTCGAGGTCGACGCCAATTTGGATCAGGACCAACCAATGCCTTCCATCCCCATGGATGCCGATCACTTCCCTTGCGCCGTATGCTCTAATCCCGCCTTCAAGAAGTGCTCTCGTTGCAAATCCGTTCGTTATTG CTCCTCAGCCTGCCAACAGGTGGACTGGAAGGATGGGCATAAGACAAAGTGCAAAGTAAATTCAACACAAACTACAACCACCAAACCGTTTTCAGGAGTTGCTCTGGTTCCTGTCAGTGGAACCTCTAAGATTATCAAGAAACCAAGAAAG GTTCTTTTCCCATACGATGAGTTTGTAAAGCTTTTCAACTGGGAGAAACCAGGATTCCCTCCATGTGGACTCTTAAATTGTGGAAACAG TTGCTTCGCTAATGTTGTTCTGCAATGCCTTGTATCCACTCGACCACTTGTTGCTTACTTGTTGGAGAAAGGCCATCGGAAAGAAT GCAGACGCAATGATTGGTGCTTTATGTGCGAATTTCAAACTCATGTTGAACGATCAAGACAAAGTTTGCATCCATTTTCACCAATCAATATTCTGTCACGGTTGCCTAATATTGGAGGTAATCTCGGTTACGGAAGACAAGAGGATGCTCATGAATTCATGAG GTTTGCTATTGACACTATGCAATCAGTTTGCCTTGATGAATTCGGTGGAGAAAAAGCTGTTGACCGCAACTCTCAAGAGACAACTCTTATTCAGCATATATTTGGTGGTCATCTGCAGTCTCAG GTGATTTGTACTAATTGCAATAAGATTTCAAATCAGTATGAAAATATGATGGATTTGACTGTTGAAATTCATGGAGATGCTTCATCATTGGAGGAATGCCTTGACCAGTTCACCGTTAAAGAGTGGCTTCATGGAGATAATATGTACAAATGTGATGG CTGCAATGACTATGTTAAGGCATGGAAGCGCCTTACCATACGATGGGCTCCTAACATTCTTACAATTGCCTTGAAAAGATTTCAG AGCGGCCGATTTGGAAAACTCAACAAAAGAGTCAGCTTTCCTGAGACGTTAGATCTTAGCCCTTACATGAGTGAGAGTGAAGATGGGGATGATTCCAATATTTACAAACTTTATGCGGTTGTTGTCCACGTGGATATGTTGAATGCATCCTTTTTTGGTCATTACATCTGCTATACCAAAGATTTCTCTGGAAACTGGTACAGAATTGATGACTGTAAG GTTGCGAGGGCTGAATTGGAAGAGGTACTTTCTCAGGGAGCATATATGCTTTTATATAGCAG GGTCTCTGCACGCCCATCGTGTCTTAGAACCTCTGGAATCAACTCTGAAGCAGATCATTGCTCAAAGGAACAGATTGAATATGTGCCTGGAAAAGAGTCCATTAGCTCTCCCAGTCGCCGTTTGTCCCTGTCAATGAATGGTAGTTTGCATTCAGAAGTCCCTAGACGTGAAATTGGGTCATCTATTGGAATGAATGTGGATGTTGTTCCTGGACATGAGAATGGTGATGTGGCTAACTCAACACCATCTCTTTCTAAGGAAGTTTCGTCCAAAGAGAATGGATCGTGTTTCCAGATTGATTTGGGAGCTATCAGAACAAACGGTCAAGATAGGGATAGTGTTAATTCTATAGCTGTGAGAGAAAATGTGGAGAACATGGACTGGACAAGTAGCCAGCCATGTTCTTCTAATACAAAGGAGGTTCCCAGCTGCGATAAAGATCTGAGTTCTGAAGCTGAAAGAGAGGCAGAAAATACAAGGATGGTTGAAGTGAAGCCGCAATATTTACcggtttcaaaagaaataaaaagctgCGAGCAAGATCCTCTGGTAGCGATCAATTATGTAAAGGGAGATTCAGAAGACATAAATATGGCGAATTCTGAATCAAATTCTTCTATAGCAGGGGATAACAGCCTGAAACATGAAGTGTTGATACAGGGTTCAGAAACTTTTGGAAGGGAATGGGGTAAAGAGAGCTGA